In one window of Bos mutus isolate GX-2022 chromosome 13, NWIPB_WYAK_1.1, whole genome shotgun sequence DNA:
- the ZCCHC3 gene encoding zinc finger CCHC domain-containing protein 3 codes for MATGGGAEEERKRGRPQLLGPARPSTRAEEAEGGREKMGWAQVVKNLAEKKGEFRESRPPRREEESGSGAGGGLGAPAGLATPSLGDFPPAGRGDPKGRRRDPAGEAADSRKKKGAAEAGRRKKAEAAAMTTPARPDAAEDAADRPPQDEQATAAGSAAGPGKGRFLVRICFQGDEGACPTRDFVVGALILRSIGMDPSDIYAVIQIPGSREFDVSFRSAEKLALFLRVYEEKREQEDCWENFVVLGRSKSSLKTLFILFRNETVDVEDIVTWLKRHCDVLAVPVKVTDRFGIWTGEYKCEIELRQGEGGVRHLPGAFFLGAERGYSWYKGQPKTCFKCGSRTHMSGSCTQDRCFRCGEEGHLSPYCRKGIVCNLCGKRGHAFAQCPKAVHNSVGAQLTGVAGH; via the coding sequence ATGGCCACCGGCGGCGGCGcggaggaggagaggaagcggGGGCGGCCGCAGCTCCTGGGCCCCGCGCGCCCGTCGACCAGGGCCGAGGAGGCCGAGGGCGGCCGCGAGAAGATGGGCTGGGCCCAAGTGGTGAAGAACCTGGCCGAGAAGAAGGGCGAATTCCGTGAGTCGCGGCCGCCGCGGCGGGAGGAAGAGAGCGGCAGCGGCGCGGGAGGCGGGCTCGGTGCTCCCGCGGGTCTGGCGACACCGAGCCTCGGCGACTTCCCCCCAGCCGGCCGCGGGGACCCAAAGGGCCGCCGGAGAGACCCAGCCGGAGAGGCGGCGGACTCCCGCAAGAAAAAGGGTGCAGCCGAGGCGGGCAGGAGGAAGAAGGCTGAGGCGGCAGCCATGACTACCCCGGCGAGGCCCGACGCGGCCGAGGACGCAGCCGACCGGCCCCCCCAGGACGAGCAGGCTACGGCGGCTGGCTCCGCTGCAGGCCCGGGAAAGGGCCGCTTCCTCGTGCGCATCTGTTTCCAGGGAGACGAGGGCGCCTGCCCAACCAGGGACTTCGTAGTGGGCGCGCTCATCCTGCGTTCCATCGGCATGGACCCGAGCGACATCTACGCGGTCATTCAGATCCCGGGCAGTCGCGAGTTCGACGTGAGCTTCCGTTCGGCGGAGAAGCTAGCCCTGTTCCTGCGCGTCTACGAGGAGAAGCGCGAGCAGGAGGACTGCTGGGAGAACTTTGTGGTGCTGGGGCGGAGCAAGTCCAGCTTGAAGACGCTCTTCATTCTCTTCCGGAACGAGACGGTGGACGTGGAGGACATCGTGACCTGGCTCAAACGCCACTGCGATGTGCTGGCCGTACCCGTGAAAGTGACCGACAGGTTTGGGATCTGGACCGGGGAGTACAAGTGCGAGATCGAGCTGCgccagggggagggaggggtcagGCACCTGCCGGGAGCCTTTTTTCTGGGGGCCGAGAGGGGCTACAGCTGGTACAAGGGGCAGCCCAAGACGTGCTTTAAATGTGGTTCCCGGACCCACATGAGCGGCAGCTGCACACAGGACAGGTGCTTCAGGTGCGGGGAGGAGGGGCACCTGAGCCCTTACTGCCGGAAGGGCATCGTGTGTAACCTCTGTGGCAAGCGAGGACACGCCTTTGCCCAATGTCCCAAAGCGGTTCACAATTCCGTGGGAGCTCAGCTAACCGGCGTGGCCGGGCACTGA